One Epinephelus moara isolate mb chromosome 20, YSFRI_EMoa_1.0, whole genome shotgun sequence genomic window carries:
- the LOC126407810 gene encoding BTB/POZ domain-containing protein kctd15 — protein MSSVSVSSQEGRSMSRMSLSRSPVSPMTAQGIPSPAQLTKANAPVHIDVGGHMYTSSLATLTKYPESRISRLFNGTEPIVLDSLKQHYFIDRDGDIFRYILSFLRTCKLLLPEDFKDFPQLYEEARYYQLTPMVRELERWQAEREAQRATPCECLVVRITPDLGERIALSGEKVLIEEIFPETGDVMCNSVNAGWNQDPTHVIRFPLNGYCRLNSVQVLERLFQKGFTMKASCGGGVDSSQFSEYVLCRDLRHSQSITSTPIRIKQEPLD, from the exons ATGTCGTCTGTGTCGGTGTCCTCTCAG GAGGGGCGGAGCATGTCCAGGATGTCTCTGAGCCGCTCACCTGTGTCCCCCATGACCGCTCAGGGCATCCCGTCCCCCGCCCAGCTCACCAAGGCCAACGCCCCCGTGCACATCGACGTGGGAGGGCACATGTACACCAGCAGCCTGGCGACACTCACCAAATACCCCGAGTCCAG GATCAGTCGTCTGTTTAACGGCACCGAGCCCATCGTGTTGGACAGTCTGAAGCAGCACTACTTCATCGACAGAGACGGAGACATCTTCCGCTACATCCTCAGCTTCCTGCGGACCTGcaagctgctgctgcctgaAGACTTCAAG GACTTCCCCCAGCTGTACGAGGAGGCTCGGTACTACCAGCTGACTCCGATGGTGCGGGAGTTGGAGCGCTGGCAGGCAGAGCGAGAGGCCCAGCGGGCAACGCCCTGCGAATGTCTGGTAGTTCGCATCACGCCAGATCTTGGCGAGAGGATTGCTCTGAGTGGAGAAAAGGTCCTGATCGAGGAGATCTTCCCAGAGACCGGAGATGTCATGTGTAACTCTGTCAACGCCGGCTGGAATCAGGACCCCACCCATGTCATCCGCTTCCCACTAAACGGATACTGCAGGCTCAACTCTGTGCAG GTCCTGGAGCGTCTGTTTCAGAAGGGCTTCACCATGAAGGCGTCCTGTGGTGGGGGCGTCGACTCCTCCCAATTTAGCGAGTACGTCCTGTGTCGGGACTTGAGGCACAGCCAGTCCATCACCAGCACCCCGATCCGGATCAAACAGGAGCCTCTGGACTAA